One Camelina sativa cultivar DH55 unplaced genomic scaffold, Cs unpScaffold01234, whole genome shotgun sequence genomic window, TTTTGTGACAAGGTATGAAATGCGCCATTTTTGAAAATCGATCAATAACCACAAAAACTGAATCTTTACCAGTCCTAGTTCTAGGCAAACCaagcacaaaatccatagaaatatcatgCAAAGGCTGAGTAGAAATAGGATGTGGATACTTTACCGTGATGTTGTTGATAGCTCTACAATCAACACACATGCGCCAACTTCCATCCTTTTTGGGCACAATTAGGAATGGGACTGCACATGGGCTCATGCTCTCTCTAACATGTCCCTTCTCCATGAGCTCATTATCTTGTCTTTGCAACTCCAATGTCTCCACAGGATTAGTCCTATAAGCTGGTCGGTTTGGAAGTGATGCACCAGGAACAAAGTCTATTTGGTGTTCAATACCACGGATAGGTGGTAAACCTTTCGGATTGTCCTCCGGGAATACGTCCTCAAAATCCTGCAAAAGAAAGGTTATCTCACTCGGTAACACCGATGCAAGGTCAGAAAAATTCATGAGAGTTTCTTTGAAAACAAACATGATCAAaggttgttttgaaaataaagctCTCTTAACCTCTCCTTTTCTCACAAAGAAATTTGAATGCCTCACAGGTTTTCTCTCACAGGCCTTTGACTtggtttttctcaaactctcgcTCTCTTTTTGGTGAATTGTGTTTGTGGGGTCGCTCatggtgtttgtttctttcctctgCTTGAGAATCAACTGATCTTGATAAACTTCATGAGGTGTCAACGGAACTAAAATGATCTTCTTGCCTTTGAACTCAAAAGAATAACGATTGGTGAAACCATCATGGCTTGTTCTCCGGTCAGattgccatggtcttcccaaaagaatATGACTTGCCTCCATAGGTAGAACATCGCACAAAACCTCATCCTCATATTTCCCAATGACAATAGGAACCTTTACTTGGATACTAACCTtcatctcaccatcatcattaagCCATTGCAGCTTATATGGCTTCGGGTGTTTCTCCGTAGTTAGCCCAAGCTTCTTGACCATTGTTTCACTCGCCACATTAGTACAACTCCCGCCATCAATTATGAGACAACATACCTTATCTCGGACATGGCACCTTGTATGAAATAGATTCTCCCTTTGCTCATGTTCCACAATCATAGTTTGAACACTAAGTGATCTCCTTGCCACCAATATCTCACCCTTTGCTGGaatttcttcaagttcttctagTGAATCAGAAACCACCTCTTCATTTTCTGATTCAAACTCTCCATTCTCCAAGAGAATCATGGTTCTTCTGTTGGAACATTCATGCGCATAGTGTCCTCTCCCATGACACTTATAACACGTCACATCACGAGCTCGGGTTCTGGTAGCCTCAATTTTGTCCTTGGTAACTTGATTGACAACAATTGGCTTCGCTTCAGCCTTTGGAATAGCAACTGGCTTTTCTTCCTTCTGGTAACTTGTTTTTGGGTTAGATGAACCA contains:
- the LOC104774057 gene encoding uncharacterized protein LOC104774057, with product MAAVEFSEYALSWWDQLVTSRRRNGEYPIETWAEMKAIMRRRFVPGHYHRDLHQKLRRLTQGSRSVEDYYQEMEILLIRADVVEDREATMARFMSGLNRDVQDRLEMEHYVELEEMLHKAILVEKQLKRRSSTRITYGAGSSNPKTSYQKEEKPVAIPKAEAKPIVVNQVTKDKIEATRTRARDVTCYKCHGRGHYAHECSNRRTMILLENGEFESENEEVVSDSLEELEEIPAKGEILVARRSLSVQTMIVEHEQRENLFHTRCHVRDKVCCLIIDGGSCTNVASETMVKKLGLTTEKHPKPYKLQWLNDDGEMKVSIQVKVPIVIGKYEDEVLCDVLPMEASHILLGRPWQSDRRTSHDGFTNRYSFEFKGKKIILVPLTPHEVYQDQLILKQRKETNTMSDPTNTIHQKESESLRKTKSKACERKPVRHSNFFVRKGEVKRALFSKQPLIMFVFKETLMNFSDLASVLPSEITFLLQDFEDVFPEDNPKGLPPIRGIEHQIDFVPGASLPNRPAYRTNPVETLELQRQDNELMEKGHVRESMSPCAVPFLIVPKKDGSWRMCVDCRAINNITVKYPHPISTQPLHDISMDFVLGLPRTRTGKDSVFVVIDRFSKMAHFIPCHKTDNALHVAELFFKEIGLSYYSPLLVIHKLMVKLK